One stretch of Cheilinus undulatus linkage group 5, ASM1832078v1, whole genome shotgun sequence DNA includes these proteins:
- the LOC121510370 gene encoding uncharacterized protein LOC121510370: MMTGYLSAIGVVAGERRVGEILKTSHGPYHEMLKHNHTVERMWVEINNRVNYPVKEALVQLQDQEVLNMDDNVTRYCTSNLTAELCKIGITRAVHAWNAHRIPGKGTPNCLAAGGCPKKLGEELLPHASQAADMYQQDVGSSLTRVSCFGTDPFSTEEDKISAEQLFAEEYPDISVLLDNVVNYNFVPFQDTLLYLINITQQYA, encoded by the exons ATGATGACCGGGTACCTGTCTGCAATCGGAGTGGTTGCTGGTGAACGCCGGGTGGGGGAGATTTTGAAAACATCTCATGGTCCCTATCACGAAATGCTCAAACAT AATCATACGGTAGAGCGAATGTGGGTAGAGATAAACAACAGGGTAAATTACCCAGTGAAGGAGGCCCTCGTGCAGCTGCAGGATCAGGAAGTCCTCAACATGGATGACAACGTGACTAGATACTGTACATCTAACCTTACTGCTGAGCTGTGCAAGATTGGCATAACAAGAGCTGTACATGCATGGAATGCACACAGAATCCCAG GCAAAGGAACACCCAATTGTTTGGCAGCAGGAGGATGTCCAAAAAAACTGGGGGAGGAGTTGTTGCCACATGCCTCCCAAGCAGCAGACATGTACCAGCAGGATGTTGGCTCTTCACTGACCAGAGTCTCCTGCTTTGGAACTGACCCCTTCTCAACTGAGGAGGACAAAATATCAGCAGAACAACTTTTTGCTGAAGAGTACcctgatatttcagttttattagaTAATGTGGTAAATTATAACTTTGTACCTTTTCAAGATACATTGCTGTATCTGATAAACATTACGCAGCAATATGCATGA